One Huiozyma naganishii CBS 8797 chromosome 5, complete genome DNA segment encodes these proteins:
- the KNAG0E01970 gene encoding uncharacterized protein (similar to Saccharomyces cerevisiae XBP1 (YIL101C); ancestral locus Anc_2.274), whose product MCNMDGDSLVKQTFNPSEEIAEPTSGPFKYRIDPKTIQLTESPLDDYQRTVFATLLSQNQPIDISIADISYKSNLIEKIRNLPYASSLYNKERQNTTNKLSTKHPSEETLPKEKRDKSKHMKKILRCSEYLLPDICSCEENNKGGKHTIDLCDSLDSDTRRHLALKPNTPQILMGDVELDIEERTEPSSYKNNVVGNKTQTEVTHEDSEGNNPSGYTNGLKSDNVQSHAKIARKLINPNNGIILSAETSYVFLTGIWRLYEDIMFGLLHINRHGNTPNSTAQAVCRRELDIVLHNILFSSRTSASRKEKGTQFNSIKDSASFQSSTKSDYPLGAGQYDEFHWANFPLSLRQHLFDQYMDKIIHFDGVPKKLTTFVEDMDIIHRVRGGFTHIQGTWAPVEVARSLCSMFCFPIRYFLVPIFGPDFPSDCEQQFLSRHDEMLFINKLSYSSAIPQNSSVRGYDGSIQKPPTHHPKPLKIKQLYKFPRRQSKSFYWENEFEKSKGRSPVKDSSNKASLSSKDIKNNSMTTISSKDERSIPTSLRPLDRTVYSQETFRPHGISETNPYQNAPQSTYAPFFYSQEQQILHYQPQVYGSVGLSPQQSSCNPGVYPLFSEEPVNTVQSTPVQCFPMAGRQHGWHHQENLMPVTMPTLLVQPNNNQTINMAAANPYPQTMPNISGSGAFMGNILPPIMYSPNRVECQSRCRPPIHTVNHAALRIPVAVPPLEAIRTYGVENHPRHFNYAMGSRPPFEANRTAKIGSQNPVLEDCSEHHKFRDS is encoded by the coding sequence ATGTGTAACATGGATGGAGATTCCCTCGTGAAACAAACGTTTAATCCTTCGGAAGAAATTGCTGAACCCACCAGTGGGCCATTCAAATACAGGATAGATCCAAAAACTATCCAATTGACGGAAAGCCCTCTCGACGACTACCAAAGAACAGTATTTGCAACATTACTCTCCCAGAACCAACCTATCGACATATCCATAGCAGATATATCTTATAAGTCAAACCTCATCGAGAAGATTCGTAACCTACCATATGCCAGTAGTCTGTATAACAAAGAGAGACAGAATACCACCAATAAGCTCTCAACCAAACATCCTAGTGAAGAGACACTTCCAAAGGAAAAGAGGGACAAGTCCAAACACATGAAGAAAATCCTAAGATGCTCCGAGTATCTATTACCAGACATATGTAGCTgtgaagaaaacaacaaaggAGGCAAACATACAATCGACCTGTGTGACTCCCTGGACAGTGATACAAGGAGGCACCTGGCACTAAAACCCAATACTCCGCAAATTTTAATGGGCGACGTTGAACTGGACATAGAAGAAAGAACAGAACCAAGCTCGTATAAGAACAATGTTGTTGGGAACAAAACTCAAACAGAAGTAACCCACGAGGACAGCGAAGGCAATAACCCTAGTGGGTACACTAATGGGCTCAAATCCGATAACGTACAGTCGCACGCCAAAATAGCACGTAAGCTTATCAACCCCAATAATGGGATAATACTTTCTGCCGAAACCAGCTACGTCTTCTTAACGGGAATATGGAGGTTGTATGAAGACATAATGTTTGGGCTTCTTCATATCAATCGACACGGTAACACGCCTAATAGCACAGCTCAAGCTGTTTGTCGACGGGAGTTGGACATTGTCCTCCACAACATATTGTTTTCTTCGCGCACGAGTGCAAGtaggaaagaaaaaggcaCACAGTTCAACTCAATCAAGGACTCAGCAAGTTTCCAGAGTAGCACAAAGAGCGACTATCCTCTGGGAGCAGGGCAGTACGACGAATTTCACTGGGCCAATTTCCCGTTGAGTCTAAGGCAACATTTGTTCGATCAGTATATGGATAAAATTATTCATTTCGATGGAgtaccaaaaaaattgacaaCCTTTGTGGAAGATATGGATATTATTCATAGGGTTAGAGGCGGATTTACTCATATCCAGGGTACATGGGCACCCGTTGAAGTAGCACGATCATTATGTTCTATGTTTTGTTTCCCGATAAGGTATTTTTTGGTCCCCATATTTGGACCTGATTTTCCTTCCGATTGTGAGCAGCAGTTTTTGAGTCGACACGACGAAATGCTGTTTATTAACAAACTCAGCTACAGTTCCGCAATTCCGCAGAATAGTTCTGTTCGAGGTTACGACGGATCCATACAAAAGCCCCCGACACATCATCCTAAGCCTTTAAAAATTAAACAATTGTACAAGTTTCCAAGACGGCAATCTAAAAGCTTTTATTGGGAGAATGAGTTTGAGAAATCAAAGGGAAGGTCCCCAGTGAAAGATAGTTCAAATAAAGCCTCCCTATCATCAAAAGATATAAAAAACAATTCCATGACGACAATATCAAGCAAAGATGAGCGCAGCATTCCTACGTCTCTTCGCCCTTTGGATAGAACAGTCTATTCTCAAGAAACGTTCAGGCCACACGGAATATCTGAGACAAATCCATACCAAAATGCACCACAGAGCACGTATGCTCCATTTTTTTATAGCCAGGAACAGCAGATTCTGCATTACCAACCACAAGTCTATGGGTCAGTTGGGTTATCACCCCAACAATCATCGTGCAATCCTGGAGTGTATCCATTGTTCAGTGAGGAACCTGTAAACACTGTCCAAAGTACGCCTGTTCAGTGTTTTCCGATGGCAGGTAGGCAGCACGGATGGCATCATCAGGAGAATTTGATGCCAGTAACGATGCCAACTCTTTTAGTACAGCCAAACAATAATCAGACAATCAACATGGCCGCTGCAAATCCCTATCCCCAGACTATGCCAAATATAAGTGGCTCAGGGGCATTTATGGGTAACATTTTACCTCCGATAATGTATAGTCCCAATCGAGTTGAGTGTCAGTCACGATGCCGGCCTCCAATCCACACTGTAAACCATGCTGCACTTAGAATACCTGTCGCAGTTCCACCATTGGAAGCCATACGAACCTATGGAGTTGAAAACCATCCCAGACATTTCAATTACGCTATGGGGTCTAGGCCGCCTTTTGAGGCTAATCGCACAGCTAAAATTGGTTCACAGAACCCTGTCCTTGAGGATTGTAGCGAGCACCATAAGTTCCGAGACAGTTAA
- the KNAG0E01980 gene encoding uncharacterized protein (similar to Saccharomyces cerevisiae YMR147W; ancestral locus Anc_2.377) encodes MPIVARCRQEQTQVKEFKKMSSKRFKRAIDPSLDYCKIRVRSAPNENFLPLQSIFEDIDIIQPGDVTVINACTSVTHGGVTNLHAIEEVEENGSHVEMTPIIGPARTKFSTEQENLVGLKEETGYAVDYLAVPREQTTWKELNIRLISKFFDILDILESNLHRGFWWLIPPTNIWLYRMAAILMYVTEQCAMIPPMCLSFKKTNLFFFQIVCSSDLQLFFDVLAMLSGISARSC; translated from the coding sequence ATGCCCATCGTAGCACGTTGTCGTCAAGAGCAAACCCAAGTCAAAGAATTCAAAAAGATGAGttcaaaaagattcaaGCGGGCGATTGACCCGTCGTTAGACTATTGTAAGATTCGAGTGCGATCTGCACCAAATGAGAATTTTTTGCCCCTCCAATCTATCTTTGAGGACATTGATATTATCCAGCCTGGGGATGTCACTGTCATAAACGCATGCACCAGTGTAACCCATGGTGGTGTCACCAATTTACATGCGATCGAAGAGGTGGAGGAGAATGGGAGTCATGTGGAGATGACTCCCATAATAGGGCCTGCGCGTACAAAGTTTTCCacagaacaagaaaatcTTGTGGGTTTGAAGGAAGAGACGGGATATGCTGTGGACTATTTGGCAGTCCCAAGAGAACAGACAACATGGAAAGAGTTGAATATAAGATTAATCTCTAAGTTTTTTGATATACTGGATATCTTAGAATCGAATCTGCATCGGGGGTTTTGGTGGTTGATCCCTCCCACCAATATCTGGCTATACAGAATGGCCGCAATACTAATGTATGTGACTGAACAATGTGCGATGATACCTCCCATGTGTTTGAGCTTCAAAAAAAccaatttatttttttttcaaattgtgTGTTCTTCTGATCttcaattattttttgatgtCTTGGCAATGCTCTCAGGTATCTCTGCCCGAAGTTGTTGA
- the LDO16 gene encoding Ldo16p (similar to Saccharomyces cerevisiae YMR148W; ancestral locus Anc_2.376) translates to MALLGIIVYAAAFFALTIASSLLIIPLLVMSFIFATLVIVFGFISNATFKMCQAIIFRVEGILHGIYFHMITIRRQEEIQMKRFTSVGQSTRLYCTTITVPTDPHFTRTSYRKKNKNKRNLVKLHIYIHLQTIYGLIIFGI, encoded by the coding sequence ATGGCTTTACTCGGGATCATAGTGTACGCGGCCGCGTTTTTTGCTCTCACAATTGCATCGTCATTGTTGATTATACCTCTACTCGTCATGTCATTTATCTTTGCTACGTTGGTCATTGTCTTTGGGTTCATATCCAATGCCACTTTCAAGATGTGCCAAGCCATTATATTTAGAGTCGAGGGGATACTGCACGGCATCTACTTCCACATGATTACAATAAGAcgccaagaagaaatccaaATGAAACGGTTTACCTCCGTTGGCCAGAGCACGCGCCTCTACTGTACCACCATCACTGTCCCCACCGACCCTCACTTCACACGAACTTCTTAccgcaaaaaaaataagaacaAACGAAATTTGGTTAAattacatatatatattcattTGCAAACTATATACGGGCTTATTATCTTTGGCATTTAA
- the SWP1 gene encoding dolichyl-diphosphooligosaccharide-protein glycotransferase (similar to Saccharomyces cerevisiae SWP1 (YMR149W); ancestral locus Anc_2.375) gives MQLTQVVTVLLCLAFNAAAFSVKNGKILSSDNQEAARFRSLQEKPSEPIIVSSGAESVAFSFSLVDYETVPEQLSLLIGVPEKHLEIALKPTVETQGDSKASVTFKITPKDLPSSLQYYAKKDNAGKLCATLIVASPDTRQDNFVSDVFDLLLDYEIGSAYNEPERLGPQREIRYTFPEPPKMVSPIVAQLFAVVIVLVGFSLFVSWVVTGCITFDNIPKGLNFVYFVATVGSIAGFEAVFTRYYLGTSIFDTLHAAMYLGTIGLVMGTKFLRNVGPNI, from the coding sequence ATGCAATTGACGCAAGTTGTAACGGTACTGCTGTGTTTGGCCTTCAATGCCGCTGCTTTCAGTGTCAAGAATGGGAAAATACTCTCGTCTGACAACCAAGAGGCTGCCAGGTTCAGATCGCTACAGGAAAAGCCAAGCGAGCCAATAATTGTTAGCAGTGGTGCGGAAAGTGTGGCATTTTCCTTCTCGTTGGTCGACTACGAGACGGTTCCAGAACAGCTTTCGTTACTAATTGGTGTTCCAGAGAAGCATCTAGAGATTGCATTGAAGCCAACTGTGGAGACTCAGGGGGACTCGAAGGCCTCAGTGACCTTCAAAATTACTCCTAAAGATCTCCCATCATCGCTTCAGTATTACGCGAAAAAGGATAACGCTGGGAAGTTGTGTGCCACACTGATAGTGGCCAGTCCAGATACCCGTCAGGACAATTTCGTCTCTGACGTGTTTGATTTGTTATTGGACTATGAAATTGGCAGTGCTTACAATGAGCCAGAGAGACTAGGTCCACAACGGGAGATCCGTTACACTTTCCCAGAGCCACCCAAGATGGTATCCCCAATTGTAGCGCAACTGTTTGCCGTCGTTATTGTGCTTGTAGGGTTCTCCTTATTTGTTTCCTGGGTGGTGACTGGCTGTATCACATTCGACAACATCCCCAAGGGTCTCAACTTCGTTTATTTCGTTGCCACAGTTGGCTCAATTGCCGGGTTTGAAGCAGTCTTTACTAGGTACTACCTTGGCACGAGCATCTTCGACACTTTGCATGCGGCGATGTATTTGGGCACAATTGGGTTAGTTATGGGCACCAAGTTTCTAAGAAACGTAGGTCCGAATATCTGA
- the IMP1 gene encoding endopeptidase catalytic subunit IMP1 (similar to Saccharomyces cerevisiae IMP1 (YMR150C); ancestral locus Anc_2.374) codes for MSFVSKLAGHVTGQRRLDLTTGPGADQTGQGRSEADRPPPAFPPPMSRLPSAFTTVLKCVSLLHVTHTRVYEFTETKGESMLPTLNSHGDYVHVSKWYRNGRDVQMGDCVVLQKPNDSNRRVCKRITGMPGDYVLVDPSLAEEDTYPLHYKDTNGADPLDMYIKVPRGHVWVTGDNLPYSLDSRTYNVVPMGLITGKVVAANDMNKPLWDEEGKILGFRKVGNTFVDAVQ; via the coding sequence atgtCGTTCGTTTCGAAGCTTGCAGGTCATGTGACCGGACAGCGCAGGTTGGACTTAACCACTGGACCTGGGGCTGATCAGACAGGGCAAGGGAGATCCGAGGCAGACCGCCCCCCTCCCGCCTTCCCGCCCCCAATGTCGCGACTCCCCTCAGCGTTCACGACGGTGCTGAAATGCGTTTCCCTTCTGCACGTCACGCACACGCGGGTGTACGAGTTCACAGAGACGAAGGGCGAGTCTATGCTCCCGACTTTGAACTCGCACGGTGACTACGTCCACGTGTCCAAGTGGTATCGGAACGGCAGGGACGTTCAAATGGGCGACTGCGTTGTGTTACAAAAACCAAACGATTCAAATAGAAGGGTTTGTAAAAGAATCACAGGTATGCCCGGAGATTACGTTTTGGTGGATCCCTCACTAGCGGAGGAAGACACTTACCCACTGCACTACAAGGACACTAATGGGGCAGACCCGCTTGATATGTACATTAAAGTGCCTAGGGGACACGTATGGGTTACGGGAGACAACTTGCCCTACTCCCTGGATTCGAGAACTTATAACGTTGTGCCGATGGGGTTGATTACGGGGAAAGTCGTCGCCGCAAATGATATGAATAAACCACTGTGGGACGAAGAAGGCAAGATACTAGGGTTTAGAAAAGTGGGGAACACTTTTGTCGACGCTGTACAGTGA
- the TIF34 gene encoding translation initiation factor eIF3 subunit i (similar to Saccharomyces cerevisiae TIF34 (YMR146C); ancestral locus Anc_2.380), with translation MRPLVLMGHERPLTQVKYNKDGDLIFTCSKDSSASVWYSVNGERLGTLDGHAGTIWSIDVDPFTKYCVTGSADYSIKIWDVSTGETVFTYQSPVPVKSVEFSPCGKYFLAVLDKVMGYPGSINIYKLERDSSNQSATFSEEPFHTIATPDGLVATTVAGWSTEGKYIIGGHKDGKISKYDVENDYSVVEVFDLHESSVSDLQFSLDRTYFITASRDSMSYIVDVDTLKVLKSYETDCPLNSAAITPMKQFVVLGGGQDARDVTTTGASEGKFEARFYHKIFEEEIGRVKGHFGPLNCVAVNPQGTSYVSGGEDGLVRVHHFEKSYFDFKYDVEKAAEAKSHMQEQE, from the coding sequence ATGAGACCCTTAGTGCTGATGGGACACGAACGTCCATTGACGCAAGTCAAGTACAACAAAGACGGTGATTTGATCTTCACTTGTTCGAAGGACAGCTCGGCGTCTGTGTGGTACTCTGTCAACGGTGAGAGACTCGGGACGCTGGATGGTCATGCTGGTACGATCTGGTCCATTGACGTGGACCCCTTCACGAAGTACTGTGTCACTGGTTCTGCCGATTACTCTATAAAAATCTGGGATGTGAGCACCGGTGAGACCGTCTTTACGTACCAGTCGCCCGTTCCTGTCAAGAGCGTCGAGTTTTCCCCCTGTGGGAAGTACTTCCTTGCCGTTTTGGACAAAGTCATGGGGTACCCTGGGTCGATCAACATCTACAAGCTCGAGAGGGACAGTTCTAACCAATCTGCTACTTTCTCCGAGGAGCCCTTCCACACTATAGCGACGCCTGACGGGTTGGTAGCTACCACTGTTGCCGGGTGGTCCACTGAGGGTAAATATATTATTGGTGGCCACAAGGATGGTAAGATCAGCAAATACGATGTCGAGAACGATTACTCGGTGGTGGAGGTTTTCGACTTGCACGAGTCGAGTGTCAGTGACTTGCAGTTTTCCTTGGACAGGACGTACTTCATCACTGCATCGAGAGACAGCATGTCATACATAGTGGACGttgacactttgaaagtgctGAAGTCGTACGAGACGGACTGTCCCTTGAACAGTGCCGCGATTACACCCATGAAGCAGTTTGTCGTTCTGGGTGGTGGTCAGGACGCTAGAGATGTCACGACGACTGGTGCCAGTGAGGGGAAGTTCGAGGCGAGATTTTACCACAAGATATTTGAGGAAGAGATCGGTAGAGTCAAGGGCCATTTCGGTCCCTTGAACTGCGTCGCCGTGAACCCGCAGGGTACGTCATACGTCTCCGGTGGTGAGGACGGTCTTGTCCGTGTCCACCACTTCGAGAAGTCGTACTTTGATTTCAAATACGACGTCGAGAAGGCAGCCGAGGCCAAGTCGCACATGCAAGAACAAGAGTGA
- the KNAG0E02030 gene encoding uncharacterized protein (similar to Saccharomyces cerevisiae YDL085C-A; ancestral locus Anc_2.381) produces the protein MARGNQRDLARQKNLKKQQEANKGSKKEGDPKKRMESDAEILRQKQAAANARKEAELLEKLKLEKSRR, from the coding sequence ATGGCTAGAGGTAACCAGAGAGACTTAGCAAGACagaaaaacttgaaaaaacaacaagaggCAAACAAGGGCAGCAAGAAGGAAGGTGACCCCAAGAAGAGGATGGAGAGCGATGCGGAAATCTTAAGACAGAAACAGGCTGCCGCGAACGCTAGGAAGGAGGCAGAACttttggagaaattgaaactggaaaagAGTAGGCGTTGA
- the KNAG0E02040 gene encoding uncharacterized protein — protein sequence MAKKNPESPYKAIAESISARDPLSYPGSTDRGNNTREKTGKTGKITPRPVHPRPHTMGVRPLTPFSPSPLPLSAQHGAINRFLQRARERARTRLHNLLHPCVPRCRPLHREGRGREECFCSCNVGRVGDPHFPMPFQREERRVVCSAQFHSAVSENIRGF from the coding sequence AtggcaaaaaaaaatccCGAGTCCCCGTACAAAGCGATAGCAGAAAGCATCTCGGCACGTGACCCCCTTTCATATCCGGGTAGCACCGACCGGGGAAATAACACGAGGgaaaaaacaggaaaaacaggaaaaatAACCCCGCGGCCTGTACATCCCCGGCCACATACAATGGGCGTACGTCCGTTAACCCCGTTCTCTCCGTCCCCTCTCCCCCTTTCCGCTCAGCACGGCGCTATAAACCGGTTCTTGCAGCGagcgagagagagagcCCGCACGCGCTTGCATAATCTGTTGCACCCTTGCGTGCCCCGGTGCCGGCCGCTGCACAGAGAGGGCCGTGGACGGGAAGAGTGCTTCTGCTCCTGCAACGTGGGGCGTGTGGGGGACCCGCATTTCCCGATGCCCTTCCAGcgagaagagagaagagtGGTGTGTTCAGCACAGTTCCACTCAGCTGTCAGCGAGAACATTCGCGGGTTTTGA
- the NDE1 gene encoding NADH-ubiquinone reductase (H(+)-translocating) NDE1 (similar to Saccharomyces cerevisiae NDE2 (YDL085W) and NDE1 (YMR145C); ancestral locus Anc_2.382), with amino-acid sequence MISRGPLLKTLGTVNPVLNNVLLRSTANNIRYNAVTKGSRLFSRSAIALNSQPVVKKPLYRKAGKFLWKSTLYLSLLGVSYFGYSLYRETNPAKTAPQATTFSNGSPRKTIVILGSGWGAISLLKSLDTTQYNVVVVSPRNYFLFTPLLPSTPVGTVELKSIVEPVKSITMRSSGEVSYYEADCTDINTKKKTVRIQPVARGKDVPEVPEMNLNYDYLVIGVGSQPTTFNIPGVYEHSSFLKEIGDAQEIRLKMMNSIEEAALLSPDDPERARLLSFVIVGGGPTGVEFAAELKDYVDQDLAKWMPELSKEIKVTLVEGMPHILSMFDKNLIDYAEKLFKKEQINLKLKTHVQAVTPTKVLGKNADSNKIEEISYGVLVWATGNAPRDVVKDLMNKLPEQNSRRGLLINDKLQLLGAESSVFAIGDCTFFPGLFPTAQVAHQEGKYLSTVFNKLHKIDQLEWRVQQQKTQNASTEIINKLQGNIKKLNDLIVPFKYHHMGSLAYVGKDKAIADIPIGGSNITSAGSFTFLFWKSAYLAMFESFRNRLLVALDWTKVFITGRDSSI; translated from the coding sequence ATGATATCCAGAGGTCCACTGTTGAAGACACTGGGTACTGTGAACCCAGTGCTCAATAATGTCCTGTTGAGGTCAACTGCCAATAATATTCGTTATAATGCTGTAACAAAAGGGAGCAGACTTTTTTCGAGAAGTGCTATTGCCCTCAATTCACAACCCGTTGTGAAAAAACCACTGTACAGGAAAGCTGGTAAATTTTTATGGAAGTCAACTCTATATTTGTCCCTACTGGGGGTCTCATACTTCGGTTACTCGCTGTACAGGGAAACAAACCCTGCAAAGACAGCTCCACAGGCGACTACTTTCTCCAATGGGTCTCCTAGAAAGACCATTGTCATCTTGGGGTCCGGGTGGGGGGCAATTTCGCTGCTGAAGTCATTGGATACCACCCAGTACAACGTCGTGGTGGTGTCGCCAAGAAACtatttcttgttcaccCCATTGTTGCCATCCACACCCGTCGGGACAGTCGAACTGAAATCTATAGTCGAACCGGTCAAATCAATCACTATGCGGTCCAGTGGGGAAGTCTCGTACTACGAAGCAGATTGTACAGATATTaacaccaagaagaaaacagtTAGAATCCAGCCCGTAGCCCGTGGGAAGGATGTCCCCGAAGTACCAGAAATGAACCTCAACTACGACTACCTGGTGATCGGTGTAGGGTCGCAACCTACCACTTTCAACATCCCGGGTGTCTACGAACATTCCTCGTTTCTGAAGGAGATTGGCGACGCTCAGGAGATCAGgttgaaaatgatgaaCAGTATCGAAGAGGCAGCACTACTTTCCCCAGACGACCCAGAGAGGGCAAGGCTGCTAAGCTTCGTCATTGTTGGGGGTGGGCCCACGGGTGTAGAGTTTGCCGCTGAGTTAAAGGACTACGTCGACCAAGATTTGGCTAAATGGATGCCTGAATTGAGTAAAGAGATTAAAGTCACACTCGTGGAAGGTATGCCACACATCTTGAGCATGTTTGACAAGAACTTGATTGACTACGCggagaaactgtttaaGAAGGAACAAATCaacttgaaattgaagacaCACGTACAGGCAGTCACCCCAACGAAAGTTCTAGGTAAAAACGCAGACAGTAACAAAATTGAGGAGATAAGTTATGGTGTTCTAGTATGGGCTACGGGGAACGCGCCGCGTGACGTAGTAAAGGATCTGATGAACAAATTACCTGAACAGAACTCAAGACGTGGTCTTTTAATCAACGACAAATTGCAACTGTTGGGTGCAGAAAGTTCAGTGTTTGCCATCGGTGACTGTACTTTCTTCCCAGGGCTGTTCCCCACGGCCCAAGTCGCCCACCAGGAGGGGAAATACTTGTCAACtgtgttcaacaagttgcACAAAATTGACCAACTGGAATGGAGAgtccaacaacaaaagaCCCAAAACGCTTCAACGGAGATTATAAATAAACTACAGGGCaacatcaagaaattgaacgacCTGATCGTCCCCTTCAAGTACCACCATATGGGTTCGTTGGCCTACGTCGGTAAAGATAAGGCCATTGCCGATATCCCAATCGGCGGCTCGAATATCACATCTGCAGGGTCCTTCACTTTCCTATTCTGGAAGTCGGCCTATCTAGCCATGTTTGAGTCATTCAGAAACAGACTGCTGGTGGCGTTAGACTGGACTAAAGTGTTCATCACGGGGAGAGACTCGTCAATTTGA
- the RPS16A gene encoding 40S ribosomal protein uS9 (similar to Saccharomyces cerevisiae RPS16B (YDL083C) and RPS16A (YMR143W); ancestral locus Anc_2.386), whose translation MSAVPSVQTFGKKKTATAVAHVKAGKGLIKVNGAPITLVEPEILRFKVYEPLLLVGLDKFTNIDIRVRVTGGGHVSQVYAIRQAIAKGLVAYHQKYVDEQSKNELKKAFTSYDRTLLIADSRRSEPKKFGGKGARSRFQKSYR comes from the exons ATGTCTGCTGTCCCAAGTGTCCAA ACTTTCGGTAAGAAGAAAACCGCTACTGCTGTTGCCCATGTTAAGGCCGGTAAGGGTCTAATCAAAGTCAACGGTGCCCCAATCACCTTGGTTGAACCAGAGATCTTGAGATTCAAGGTCTACGAACCACTTCTATTGGTTGGTTTGGACAAGTTCACCAACATCGACATCAGAGTTAGAGTCACCGGTGGTGGTCACGTCTCTCAGGTGTACGCCATCAGACAGGCTATTGCCAAGGGTCTAGTGGCTTACCATCAAAAGTACGTCGATGAGCAATCCAAgaacgaattgaagaaggCCTTCACCTCGTACGACAGAACTCTATTGATTGCTGACTCCAGAAGATCCGAGCCAAAGAAATTCGGTGGTAAGGGTGCCCGTTCCAGATTCCAAAAATCCTACCGTTAA
- the RPL13B gene encoding 60S ribosomal protein eL13 (similar to Saccharomyces cerevisiae RPL13A (YDL082W) and RPL13B (YMR142C); ancestral locus Anc_2.387), which translates to MAISKNLPLLKNHFRKHWQERVKVHFDQAGKKVSRRHARAAKAAKIAPRPLDLLRPVVRAPTARYNRKVRAGRGFTLAEVKAAGLTAAYARTIGIAVDHRRQNRNTEIFELNVQRLKEYQSKIIVFPRNGKAEAEQVLSTAASFPIAQPSTEIETRAVEDKGVSAYTTLRLARSDKKYKGIREKRAKDKAEAEAEKKK; encoded by the exons ATGG CTATTTCCAAGAATTTAccacttttgaagaaccaCTTCAGAAAGCACTGGCAAGAACGTGTCAAAGTCCACTTTGACCAAGCCGGTAAGAAGGTTTCTAGACGTCATGCTAGAGCTGCCAAGGCTGCCAAGATTGCTCCAAGACCATTGGACTTGCTAAGACCAGTTGTCAGAGCCCCAACTGCCAGATACAACAGAAAGGTGAGAGCCGGTAGAGGTTTCACTTTGGCTGAAGTTAAGGCTGCTGGTTTGACCGCTGCTTACGCCAGAACCATTGGTATCGCTGTTGACCACAGACGTCAGAACAGAAACACTGAGATCTTTGAATTGAACGTCCAAAGATTGAAGGAATACCAATCTAAGATCATTGTCTTCCCAAGAAACGGTAAGGCTGAAGCCGAACAGGTTTTGTCCACTGCCGCCTCTTTCCCAATTGCTCAACCATCCACTGAGATTGAGACCAGAGCTGTTGAAGACAAGGGTGTCTCTGCTTACACAACCTTGAGATTGGCCAGATCTGacaagaagtacaaggGTATCAGAGAAAAGAGAGCCAAGGACAAAGCTGAAGCTGAAGccgaaaagaagaaatag